Proteins encoded in a region of the Halorussus sp. MSC15.2 genome:
- a CDS encoding FAD-dependent oxidoreductase, protein MDGTEVAVRSVETVGTDTIALTLETPAEFDAAPGQFVQLAATIDGEEVTRHYTLSSPDADETFETTVEVDPDGSLSPYLADLDAGDTVEVAGPFGDAYYEGEESVVVLAGGPGVGPAVGIGERASADGAAVTVVYEDDDPAHEERLTALADASATVAVTDDVSSEDVLEVLADAQGQTFIYGFADFLDRATAALDAANVDAEDAKAENFGPAP, encoded by the coding sequence ATGGACGGAACCGAAGTCGCGGTCCGCTCGGTCGAGACGGTCGGCACCGACACCATCGCGCTCACGCTGGAGACGCCCGCGGAATTCGACGCCGCCCCGGGTCAGTTCGTCCAGTTGGCCGCGACGATAGACGGCGAGGAGGTCACCCGCCACTACACCCTCTCGTCGCCGGACGCCGACGAGACCTTCGAGACCACCGTCGAGGTCGACCCCGACGGGTCGCTCAGCCCCTACCTCGCCGACCTCGACGCCGGAGACACGGTCGAAGTCGCGGGTCCCTTCGGCGACGCCTACTACGAGGGCGAGGAGAGTGTCGTCGTCCTCGCGGGCGGACCCGGAGTCGGTCCCGCGGTCGGCATCGGCGAGCGCGCGAGCGCGGACGGCGCGGCCGTCACGGTGGTCTACGAGGACGACGACCCCGCCCACGAGGAGCGACTGACCGCGCTCGCCGACGCGAGCGCGACGGTCGCCGTCACCGACGACGTGAGTTCCGAGGACGTGCTGGAAGTCCTCGCGGACGCGCAGGGCCAGACGTTCATCTACGGGTTCGCGGACTTCCTCGACCGGGCGACCGCCGCGCTCGACGCCGCGAACGTCGACGCCGAGGACGCCAAGGCCGAAAACTTCGGTCCCGCTCCCTGA
- a CDS encoding 2-oxoacid:ferredoxin oxidoreductase subunit beta gives MSSDVRFTDFKSDKQPTWCPGCGDFGTMNGMMKALANTGNDPDNTFVVAGIGCSGKIGTYMHSYALHGVHGRALPVGTGVKLANPDLEVMVAGGDGDGYSIGAGHFIHAVRRNVDMTYVVMDNRIYGLTKGQASPTSREDFETSTTPEGPKQPPVNPLALALSAGGSFIAQSFSTDAQRHTEIVQKAIEHDGFGFVNVFSPCVTFNDVDTYDYFRDSIVDLDDEDHDPTDREAAKEKILDADKEYQGILYQNEESVPYSELHGLDSNMADIPDGAPEGAMDLVREFY, from the coding sequence ATGAGTTCAGACGTTAGATTCACCGACTTCAAGTCCGACAAGCAGCCGACGTGGTGCCCGGGATGCGGCGACTTCGGCACGATGAACGGCATGATGAAGGCGCTGGCCAACACGGGTAACGACCCGGACAACACCTTCGTCGTGGCGGGCATCGGCTGTTCCGGCAAAATCGGCACCTACATGCACAGCTACGCGCTCCACGGCGTCCACGGGCGGGCGCTCCCCGTTGGCACGGGCGTGAAACTCGCCAACCCCGACCTCGAAGTGATGGTCGCGGGCGGCGACGGCGACGGCTACTCCATCGGCGCGGGTCACTTCATCCACGCGGTCCGCCGGAACGTGGACATGACCTACGTCGTGATGGACAACCGTATCTACGGGCTGACCAAGGGGCAGGCCTCGCCGACCTCTCGGGAGGACTTCGAGACCTCGACCACCCCCGAGGGTCCGAAGCAACCGCCGGTCAACCCCCTCGCGCTCGCCCTCTCGGCGGGCGGGAGTTTCATCGCCCAGTCGTTCTCCACTGACGCCCAGCGTCACACCGAAATCGTCCAGAAGGCCATCGAACACGACGGCTTCGGCTTCGTGAACGTCTTCAGTCCGTGCGTGACGTTCAACGACGTGGACACCTACGACTACTTCCGCGACTCCATCGTGGACCTCGACGACGAGGACCACGACCCGACCGACCGCGAGGCGGCCAAAGAGAAGATTCTCGACGCCGACAAGGAGTATCAGGGCATCCTCTACCAGAACGAGGAGAGCGTTCCTTACTCCGAACTCCACGGTCTCGACTCCAACATGGCCGACATCCCGGACGGCGCGCCCGAGGGCGCGATGGACCTCGTCCGCGAGTTCTACTGA
- the mce gene encoding methylmalonyl-CoA epimerase, with protein sequence MHIDHVGIATEDAAALADLYADLFDAPVAHEEEFDGLRVVFLEFGDSYLELLEPLEDGTVARYLDANGPGIHHVALETDDIEAALDTARDHGVELIDDEPRPGAWGHDVAFLHPKSTGGVLMEFVEH encoded by the coding sequence ATGCACATCGACCACGTCGGAATCGCCACCGAGGACGCCGCGGCCCTCGCCGACCTGTACGCCGACCTGTTCGACGCGCCGGTCGCCCACGAGGAGGAGTTCGACGGCCTGCGGGTCGTCTTCCTCGAATTCGGCGACAGCTACTTAGAACTGCTCGAACCCCTCGAAGACGGGACCGTCGCGCGCTACCTCGACGCGAACGGGCCGGGCATCCACCACGTCGCTCTCGAAACCGACGACATCGAGGCGGCGCTCGACACCGCGCGCGACCACGGCGTCGAACTGATAGACGACGAACCGCGGCCCGGCGCGTGGGGTCACGACGTCGCCTTCCTCCACCCCAAATCGACCGGCGGCGTCCTGATGGAGTTCGTAGAACACTGA
- a CDS encoding 2-oxoacid:acceptor oxidoreductase subunit alpha has product MPDDLNWAIGGEAGDGIDSTGKIFAQALSRAGRHVFTSKDFASRIRGGYTAYKIRSSTDRVESVVDRLDILVALTERTIDENLDELHEGSVIIYDGERTEMQDVEIPEGMIGLDVPLQSLAEEAGGAIMQNIVALGAACEVTNFPIENLDSALEKKFGSKGESIVDNNKEAARKGQEYVQAEYDHEFEYDLDTTDNDYVLLNGDEAIGMGAIAAGCRFYAGYPITPATDVMEYLTGRIEQFGGEVVQAEDELSAINMALGAARAGARSMTATSGPGIDLMTETFGLVATSETPLVIADVMRSGPSTGMPTKQEQGDLNMALYGGHGEIPRFVLAPTNVAECFQKTVEAFNLAEKYQTPVFLLADLSMAVTEQTFEPETFDMDAVEIDRGKVVDEDEIEAWTDEKDRFQPHFSTADGVSPRAFPGTKNGAHMSTGLEHNALGRRTEDTDVRIEQVDKRNRKVETAKEEEDWSPREFGDSDSDNLVISWGSNEGAMREALEFLDEEGVDVRFLSVPYIFPRPDLSDEIEAADEVIVVECNESGQFADILEHDALTRVKRVNKYNGIRFKADELADDIKSSLQSEEVTA; this is encoded by the coding sequence ATGCCAGACGACCTGAACTGGGCCATCGGCGGAGAGGCCGGCGATGGGATTGACTCTACCGGGAAAATTTTCGCGCAAGCGCTTTCCCGCGCAGGACGACACGTGTTCACTTCCAAGGACTTCGCGTCCCGAATCCGCGGTGGGTACACAGCCTACAAGATTCGAAGCTCGACCGACCGGGTCGAGAGCGTGGTGGACCGACTCGACATCCTCGTCGCGTTGACCGAACGCACCATCGACGAGAATCTCGACGAACTGCACGAAGGGAGCGTCATCATCTACGACGGTGAGCGCACCGAGATGCAGGACGTGGAGATTCCCGAGGGCATGATTGGACTCGACGTGCCGCTCCAGTCGCTCGCCGAGGAGGCCGGCGGGGCCATCATGCAGAACATCGTCGCGCTGGGCGCGGCCTGCGAGGTGACGAACTTCCCCATCGAGAACCTCGACTCCGCGCTGGAGAAGAAGTTCGGCTCCAAGGGCGAGTCCATCGTGGACAACAACAAGGAGGCCGCCCGGAAGGGTCAGGAGTACGTTCAGGCGGAGTACGACCACGAGTTCGAGTACGACCTCGACACCACCGACAACGACTACGTCCTGCTGAACGGCGACGAGGCCATCGGCATGGGCGCTATCGCGGCCGGATGCCGCTTCTACGCCGGGTACCCCATCACCCCGGCGACCGACGTGATGGAGTACCTGACGGGCCGCATCGAGCAGTTCGGCGGCGAAGTGGTGCAGGCCGAAGACGAACTCTCGGCCATCAACATGGCGCTGGGCGCTGCCCGCGCCGGTGCGCGGTCGATGACCGCCACCTCCGGACCGGGTATCGACCTGATGACCGAGACGTTCGGTCTCGTGGCGACCAGCGAGACGCCGCTGGTCATCGCCGACGTGATGCGCTCGGGTCCCTCGACCGGGATGCCGACCAAGCAGGAGCAGGGCGACCTCAACATGGCCCTCTACGGGGGTCACGGCGAGATTCCGCGGTTCGTCCTCGCGCCGACCAACGTCGCCGAGTGTTTCCAGAAGACCGTCGAGGCGTTCAACCTCGCCGAGAAGTACCAGACGCCGGTCTTCCTGCTCGCGGACCTCTCGATGGCCGTGACCGAGCAGACCTTCGAACCCGAGACGTTCGACATGGACGCCGTCGAAATCGACCGCGGGAAGGTCGTGGACGAGGACGAAATCGAGGCGTGGACCGACGAGAAAGACCGGTTCCAGCCCCACTTCTCGACCGCGGACGGCGTGAGTCCGCGGGCGTTCCCCGGGACGAAGAACGGCGCGCACATGTCCACCGGTCTCGAACACAACGCGCTCGGTCGCCGGACCGAGGACACCGACGTCCGCATCGAGCAGGTGGACAAGCGCAACCGGAAGGTCGAAACCGCCAAGGAAGAGGAAGACTGGAGTCCCCGGGAGTTCGGGGATTCGGACTCCGACAACCTCGTCATCTCGTGGGGGTCCAACGAGGGCGCGATGCGCGAGGCCCTCGAGTTCCTCGACGAGGAGGGCGTGGACGTTCGGTTCCTCTCGGTGCCCTACATCTTCCCGCGACCCGACCTCAGCGACGAAATCGAGGCCGCCGACGAGGTCATCGTCGTCGAGTGTAACGAGAGCGGGCAGTTCGCCGACATACTCGAACACGACGCACTTACCCGCGTCAAGCGCGTGAACAAGTACAACGGCATCAGATTCAAGGCCGACGAACTGGCAGACGACATCAAGTCGAGTCTCCAGAGCGAGGAGGTCACAGCATGA